One Oscillospiraceae bacterium genomic region harbors:
- the ilvD gene encoding dihydroxy-acid dehydratase, whose product MNSDNVKKGPERAPNRSLFYALGYTPEELDRPLIGVVSAYSEIVPGHMNLDKLAQAVKDGVRMAGGTPILIPAIGVCDGIAMGHVGMKYSLASRELICDSVETMYMAHQLDGLVLVPNCDKIVPGMVMAAVRMDVPAIVCSGGPMLAGRYGGEEVSLSKMFEAVGAYKAGLINDEQLEDCTCNCCPGCGSCSGMYTANSMNCLCEAIGIALPGNGTIPAVYSKRLQLAKHAGMAIMNLVKRGVTARQIINERSIRNALTCDMALGCSTNTVLHLLAIAQEAGCPIDLNLFNEISAKTPNLCHLAPAGPTHMPDLYEAGGIPAVQAELAKADLLDLDVPTVTGKTLGENIQGAHIMNDKAIRSIDNPYSKTGGLQILWGNIAPDGCVVKRSAVAPEMQVHSGPARVFDSEDTAIAAIYAGEIHPGDVVVIRYEGPKGGPGMREMLNPTSALAGMKLDTTVALITDGRFSGASRGAAIGHVSPEAASGGPIGLVKEGDTIEIDIPNASIHLAVSDEELAARKAAYVQPEPNIKTGWLARYARLVTSANLGAVLK is encoded by the coding sequence ATGAACAGCGATAACGTCAAAAAAGGCCCCGAACGGGCACCGAACCGCAGCCTGTTCTATGCTTTGGGCTACACGCCGGAGGAACTGGACCGCCCGCTGATCGGCGTGGTTTCCGCCTACAGCGAGATCGTGCCCGGCCACATGAACCTGGACAAGCTGGCCCAGGCCGTCAAGGACGGCGTGCGCATGGCAGGCGGCACCCCCATTCTGATTCCTGCCATCGGTGTCTGCGACGGCATCGCTATGGGTCATGTGGGCATGAAATATTCCCTGGCCAGCCGTGAACTGATCTGCGACAGCGTCGAGACCATGTACATGGCCCACCAGCTGGACGGCCTGGTGCTGGTGCCCAACTGCGATAAAATTGTGCCCGGCATGGTCATGGCGGCAGTGCGTATGGATGTGCCCGCCATCGTCTGCTCCGGCGGACCCATGCTGGCCGGCCGTTACGGCGGTGAGGAAGTCAGCCTGTCCAAAATGTTCGAAGCTGTCGGTGCCTACAAGGCCGGGCTTATCAACGATGAGCAGCTGGAGGACTGCACCTGCAACTGCTGCCCCGGCTGCGGCTCCTGCTCCGGCATGTACACGGCCAACAGCATGAACTGCCTGTGTGAGGCCATCGGCATTGCACTGCCCGGCAACGGCACCATCCCGGCGGTTTACTCCAAGCGTCTGCAGCTGGCAAAGCACGCCGGTATGGCCATCATGAATCTGGTCAAGCGCGGCGTCACTGCCCGCCAGATCATCAACGAGCGTTCCATCCGCAACGCCCTGACCTGCGATATGGCGCTGGGCTGCTCCACCAACACGGTGCTGCACCTGCTGGCTATTGCCCAGGAGGCAGGCTGCCCCATCGACCTGAACCTCTTCAATGAGATCAGCGCCAAAACACCCAACCTGTGCCACCTGGCCCCGGCGGGCCCCACCCATATGCCCGACCTGTACGAAGCAGGCGGCATCCCGGCGGTGCAGGCCGAGCTGGCTAAGGCTGACCTGCTGGACCTGGATGTTCCTACCGTTACCGGCAAGACCCTGGGCGAGAACATCCAGGGTGCCCATATCATGAACGACAAGGCCATCCGCTCCATCGACAACCCCTACTCCAAGACCGGCGGCCTGCAGATTTTGTGGGGCAACATCGCCCCGGACGGCTGCGTGGTCAAGCGCAGCGCCGTTGCGCCCGAAATGCAGGTCCACAGCGGCCCGGCCCGCGTCTTTGACAGCGAGGACACCGCCATTGCCGCCATCTATGCGGGCGAGATCCACCCCGGCGACGTGGTGGTCATTCGCTACGAAGGTCCTAAGGGCGGCCCCGGCATGCGCGAGATGCTCAACCCCACCAGTGCGCTGGCGGGCATGAAGCTGGATACCACCGTGGCCCTCATCACCGACGGCCGTTTCTCCGGTGCATCCCGCGGTGCGGCCATCGGCCACGTCAGCCCGGAGGCTGCCTCCGGCGGTCCCATCGGTCTGGTCAAGGAAGGCGACACCATCGAGATCGACATCCCGAATGCGTCCATCCATCTGGCCGTCAGCGACGAAGAGCTGGCCGCCCGCAAGGCCGCCTATGTCCAGCCCGAGCCGAACATCAAGACCGGCTGGCTGGCCCGCTACGCCCGCCTTGTCACCAGCGCCAACCTGGGTGCTGTGCTGAAATAA
- the ilvC gene encoding ketol-acid reductoisomerase, which translates to MAINKYYDSDCNLGVLDGKTVAVIGFGSQGHAHSENLAESGVNVVVGLRKGSAHWEKASEFAATHENFKVMEVEEAAKAGDVVMMLVPDELCADIYNSQVAPYMTEGKALAFAHGFNIHFKTITPPKNVDVIMIAPKGPGHIVRRLYTEGEGCPSLICVEQDYTGKAKEIALAYASGIGAGRAGILETTFKEETETDLFGEQAVLCGGVCELIQAGFDTLVEAGYAPEMAYFETCHEMKLIVDLINEGGFSKMRYSISNTAEYGDYRTGKRLITEDTRKEMKQVLKEIQDGTFASEFLTEMSPKGGRKTHFLAQRRMAAEHPIEKVGAELRKMMSWLKK; encoded by the coding sequence ATGGCTATCAACAAGTATTATGATTCCGACTGCAACCTCGGCGTTCTCGACGGCAAGACGGTTGCTGTCATCGGTTTTGGTTCCCAGGGCCACGCCCACTCCGAAAACCTGGCCGAGAGCGGCGTCAACGTCGTCGTCGGTCTGCGCAAAGGCTCTGCCCACTGGGAGAAAGCCTCTGAGTTCGCCGCCACCCACGAGAACTTCAAGGTCATGGAAGTCGAAGAGGCTGCCAAGGCTGGCGACGTTGTTATGATGCTGGTTCCCGACGAGCTGTGCGCTGACATCTACAACAGCCAGGTCGCCCCCTACATGACCGAGGGCAAGGCCCTGGCCTTCGCTCACGGCTTCAACATCCACTTCAAGACCATCACCCCGCCGAAGAACGTTGACGTCATCATGATCGCCCCCAAGGGCCCCGGCCACATCGTCCGCCGCTTGTACACCGAGGGCGAGGGTTGCCCCTCTCTGATCTGCGTCGAGCAGGACTACACCGGCAAGGCTAAGGAGATCGCCCTGGCCTACGCTTCCGGCATCGGCGCCGGCCGTGCAGGCATCCTGGAGACCACCTTCAAGGAGGAGACCGAGACCGACCTGTTCGGCGAGCAGGCTGTCCTCTGCGGCGGCGTCTGCGAGCTGATCCAGGCTGGCTTCGACACCCTGGTCGAGGCTGGTTACGCCCCCGAGATGGCTTACTTCGAGACCTGCCACGAGATGAAGCTGATCGTTGACCTGATCAACGAGGGCGGCTTCTCCAAGATGCGCTACTCTATCTCCAACACTGCTGAGTACGGCGACTACCGCACCGGCAAGCGCCTGATCACCGAGGATACCCGCAAGGAGATGAAGCAGGTCCTGAAGGAGATCCAGGACGGCACCTTCGCATCCGAGTTCCTGACCGAGATGAGCCCCAAGGGCGGCCGCAAGACCCACTTCCTGGCACAGCGCCGCATGGCTGCCGAGCACCCCATCGAGAAGGTCGGCGCCGAGCTGCGTAAGATGATGAGCTGGCTGAAGAAGTAA
- the ilvN gene encoding acetolactate synthase small subunit has translation MEQTQNPNNQRRVISLLVDNSNGVLARVASLFCRRGFNIDSLTVSATNDPSISRITVTLRGSEQALSQLILQTERLEVTRQVFELDPEKSLQRELLLLKVACDNHSRAELREISSIYKAKIIDLSPDSMVFELTGKPDKIDAFLTMFNGYEILELCRTGVTALERGGKHQHMQKPAQEVRDAQLPLPGTHCPQK, from the coding sequence ATGGAACAGACACAAAACCCCAATAACCAGCGCCGGGTCATCAGCCTGCTGGTGGATAACAGCAACGGTGTTCTGGCCCGCGTGGCCAGCCTGTTCTGCCGCCGCGGCTTCAACATCGACAGCCTGACGGTCTCGGCCACCAACGACCCCTCCATCAGCCGTATCACGGTCACGCTGCGCGGCAGCGAGCAGGCCCTCAGCCAGCTGATCTTGCAGACCGAGCGGCTGGAAGTCACCCGCCAGGTCTTTGAGCTGGACCCCGAAAAGAGCCTGCAGCGCGAGCTGTTGCTTTTAAAGGTGGCTTGCGACAACCACAGCCGCGCCGAGCTGCGGGAAATTTCCAGCATCTACAAGGCCAAGATCATCGATCTGTCGCCGGACAGCATGGTCTTTGAGCTGACCGGCAAGCCCGATAAGATCGACGCGTTCCTGACCATGTTCAATGGCTACGAGATCTTGGAGCTCTGCCGTACCGGCGTAACCGCGCTGGAGCGCGGCGGCAAACACCAGCACATGCAAAAGCCCGCACAGGAAGTGCGGGATGCGCAGTTGCCCCTGCCGGGCACCCATTGCCCGCAGAAATAG
- the ilvB gene encoding biosynthetic-type acetolactate synthase large subunit — protein MKLTGSQIFVEVLVEQGVDTLFGYPGGAVLNLYDELYKNSDRIRHVLTAHEQGASHAADGYARATGRTGVVLATSGPGATNLVTGIATAYMDSVPMVAFTGNVATTLLGKDSFQEAYIEGITMPITKHNYTVRRVEDLADTMRAAFRIAQSGRKGPVLVDIPKDVTAAVCEFTPKEPELIRTVTSYNEEDVQKAAAMINEAKRPIVYFGGGVRSAVGCQPLRDLLTKADIPATYTLMAAGVLSYGEEHNLGLLGMHGCYTANKAIDEADLVIAVGTRFSDRVALNPDAFAKRAKIIQIDIDPSELGKNVDIDLSLTGDASYVLQAILPHVKEAKHADWMDQIHVWQAMDYKPVDSDTELKPHQIINEICEQAGPEAVYVTDVGQHQMWAAQYLHHTKSRGFLTSGGLGTMGFGYGAAIGAQMALGRDARVVMLTGDGSFHMNLNEGCTAVSYDLPIITVIFNNQVLGMVRQWQTTFYEKRYSDTDPHRKTDFVKLAEAFGAKGYRATTPAEFKAAFTDAMKQQGPSWIDCRIGKDEKVLPMIPGGGTIEDIIME, from the coding sequence ATGAAATTGACCGGTTCACAGATCTTCGTCGAGGTCCTGGTCGAGCAGGGCGTGGATACCCTGTTCGGCTACCCCGGCGGCGCGGTTCTGAATCTTTACGATGAGCTGTACAAAAATTCTGACCGAATCCGCCACGTGCTGACCGCCCACGAGCAGGGCGCTTCCCATGCGGCCGACGGTTACGCCCGCGCCACGGGCCGCACCGGCGTGGTGCTGGCCACCAGCGGCCCCGGTGCCACCAACCTGGTCACCGGCATCGCCACCGCCTACATGGACAGCGTGCCCATGGTCGCCTTCACCGGCAACGTGGCCACCACCCTGCTGGGCAAGGACTCCTTCCAGGAAGCCTACATCGAGGGCATCACGATGCCCATCACCAAACATAACTACACCGTGCGCCGGGTCGAGGATCTGGCCGACACGATGCGTGCGGCTTTCCGCATTGCCCAATCCGGCCGCAAAGGCCCGGTACTGGTGGACATCCCCAAGGACGTCACCGCCGCGGTCTGCGAGTTCACCCCCAAAGAGCCGGAGCTGATCCGCACCGTTACCTCTTATAATGAGGAGGACGTGCAGAAAGCCGCCGCCATGATCAACGAGGCCAAGCGCCCCATCGTCTACTTCGGCGGCGGTGTGCGCAGTGCGGTGGGCTGCCAGCCCCTGCGCGACCTGCTGACCAAGGCCGACATCCCCGCTACCTACACCCTGATGGCTGCCGGTGTGCTGAGCTACGGCGAAGAGCATAACCTCGGCCTGCTGGGCATGCACGGCTGCTACACTGCCAACAAGGCCATCGACGAGGCCGACCTGGTCATCGCCGTGGGCACCCGCTTCAGCGACCGCGTGGCCCTGAACCCTGACGCCTTCGCCAAACGTGCCAAGATCATCCAGATCGACATCGACCCCAGCGAGCTGGGCAAGAACGTGGACATCGACCTGAGCCTGACCGGCGACGCCAGCTACGTTTTGCAGGCCATCCTGCCCCACGTTAAAGAGGCCAAGCACGCCGATTGGATGGATCAGATCCACGTCTGGCAGGCCATGGACTACAAACCTGTGGATAGTGACACCGAATTGAAACCCCATCAGATCATCAACGAGATCTGCGAACAGGCCGGGCCTGAAGCTGTTTATGTTACCGACGTCGGCCAGCATCAGATGTGGGCTGCGCAATATCTGCACCACACCAAATCCCGCGGATTCCTCACCAGCGGCGGCCTGGGCACGATGGGCTTCGGCTACGGCGCGGCCATCGGCGCGCAAATGGCCCTGGGCCGCGATGCCCGTGTGGTCATGCTCACCGGCGACGGCTCCTTCCACATGAACCTCAACGAAGGCTGCACCGCTGTCAGCTACGACCTGCCCATCATCACGGTCATCTTCAACAACCAGGTGTTGGGCATGGTCCGCCAGTGGCAGACGACCTTCTACGAGAAGCGCTACTCCGACACCGACCCCCACCGCAAGACCGATTTCGTCAAGCTGGCCGAGGCCTTTGGTGCCAAGGGCTACCGTGCCACTACTCCGGCGGAGTTCAAGGCCGCTTTCACCGATGCCATGAAGCAGCAAGGCCCCAGCTGGATCGACTGCCGCATCGGCAAGGACGAAAAAGTGCTGCCCATGATCCCCGGCGGCGGCACGATCGAAGACATCATCATGGAATGA
- a CDS encoding ATP-binding protein has protein sequence MQRKDWAARVDGLVVFRGLLQSEPLASLRAALAADAAGLTGAVAAFESALFTQGTNWTEVLLDAVLEDENLCLRTAAGGDAGPVLEKALENELEFLQQLGTAGLDDLCPEAPAFLPRWEVSHDANYAAAYQARRAAVGQKGYGMFARHHVFTIEDGRLVPVRYPDPQRLSELPGYEREREKVIANTRALLESKPTNNVLLYGDAGTGKSSTVKAIANEFAPDGLRLIEVKKNQLYQIPALMDELAKNPLKFILFIDDLSFSANDDNFAALKAILEGSVGGRSHNVAVYATSNRRHLVKESMSDRSGDDLHAADTRQELMSLAARFGLTVTFQQPDKDRYDTILLELAKQYGVQMPSDQLFIKGQAFALRAGGRSPRVAKQFVELLAAGVKV, from the coding sequence ATGCAACGTAAAGATTGGGCCGCCCGTGTGGACGGGCTGGTCGTGTTTCGCGGCCTGCTGCAAAGCGAACCGCTAGCCTCTCTGCGCGCGGCTCTGGCGGCAGATGCTGCCGGGCTGACCGGCGCGGTGGCCGCCTTTGAAAGCGCCCTGTTTACCCAGGGCACCAACTGGACCGAAGTCCTGCTGGACGCCGTGCTGGAGGACGAGAATCTCTGCCTGCGCACGGCTGCCGGCGGGGATGCCGGGCCGGTGCTGGAAAAGGCACTGGAAAACGAACTGGAATTTTTGCAGCAGCTTGGCACTGCTGGGCTGGATGACCTTTGCCCCGAAGCCCCGGCCTTTCTGCCGCGGTGGGAGGTAAGCCATGACGCCAACTATGCAGCCGCCTACCAGGCGCGCCGCGCGGCCGTGGGCCAGAAGGGCTACGGCATGTTTGCCCGCCACCATGTGTTTACAATCGAGGATGGCCGCCTTGTGCCGGTGCGCTACCCCGATCCCCAGCGCCTGAGCGAACTGCCCGGCTACGAGCGGGAGCGGGAAAAGGTCATTGCCAACACCCGCGCCCTGCTGGAGAGCAAGCCCACCAACAATGTGCTGCTGTATGGCGACGCCGGTACGGGCAAATCCAGCACGGTCAAGGCCATTGCCAACGAGTTTGCGCCTGACGGCCTGCGGCTGATCGAGGTGAAGAAGAACCAGCTGTACCAGATCCCCGCCCTGATGGACGAGCTGGCGAAGAATCCGCTGAAGTTCATTTTGTTCATCGACGACCTGAGCTTCTCGGCCAACGACGACAACTTTGCCGCGCTGAAAGCCATTCTGGAGGGCAGCGTGGGCGGCCGCAGCCACAACGTGGCCGTGTACGCCACCAGCAACCGCCGCCATCTGGTCAAGGAAAGCATGAGCGACCGCAGTGGCGACGACCTGCATGCCGCCGATACCCGTCAGGAGCTGATGAGCCTGGCGGCGCGGTTCGGCCTGACGGTGACCTTCCAGCAGCCGGATAAAGACCGCTACGACACCATTTTGCTGGAGCTGGCCAAGCAGTACGGCGTGCAGATGCCCAGCGACCAGCTGTTCATCAAAGGCCAGGCTTTTGCCCTGCGCGCCGGCGGCCGCAGCCCCCGCGTAGCCAAGCAGTTTGTGGAACTGCTGGCAGCGGGTGTGAAGGTGTAA
- the ilvA gene encoding threonine ammonia-lyase, whose product MLTLDKIYHAKFVLKKVARKTDLIAAPRLCPGTDLYLKTENLQVTGSFKVRGAYYKISQLSEEERAKGVIACSAGNHAQGVALAATSMGIKSVVCMPDGAPIMKVESTKRLGAEVELVKGTYDDAHDRAVELQQETGMTFIHPYDDELVIAGQGTIGLEILDQLPDVDAVIVPIGGGGLISGVAFAIKSLRPEVKVYGVQAAGAPSMEHAFHDHKYETLDHVDTFADGIAVKTPGETTYEMVSQYVDDVVTVSEDEIAAAILALMENQKLVAEGAGATPVAAALFNKLPLAGKKTVCLISGGNIDVNILSRVITRGMVMSGRKTNLMIALEDKPGQLSLVSDIVSACGANVVSVHHDRSDANMAITSCFLKLGLETRDAAQIEQIKQKLTEAGFKLVTERA is encoded by the coding sequence ATGCTGACACTGGACAAGATCTACCACGCCAAATTCGTACTGAAAAAAGTCGCCCGCAAGACCGACCTGATCGCCGCGCCCCGGCTTTGCCCCGGCACAGATCTCTACTTGAAGACCGAAAACCTGCAGGTGACCGGCAGCTTCAAGGTCCGCGGTGCCTACTATAAAATCAGCCAGCTGAGCGAGGAAGAACGCGCCAAGGGCGTGATCGCCTGCTCGGCCGGCAACCATGCCCAGGGCGTGGCGCTGGCCGCCACCAGCATGGGCATTAAAAGTGTGGTCTGCATGCCCGACGGTGCCCCTATTATGAAAGTGGAAAGCACCAAGCGCCTGGGCGCGGAGGTAGAGCTGGTCAAGGGTACCTACGACGACGCCCACGACCGCGCCGTCGAGCTCCAGCAGGAGACTGGCATGACCTTCATCCACCCCTACGATGACGAGCTGGTCATCGCGGGCCAGGGCACCATCGGCCTGGAGATCCTGGACCAGCTGCCCGATGTGGATGCGGTCATCGTGCCCATCGGCGGCGGCGGCCTGATCTCCGGCGTGGCTTTCGCCATCAAGAGCCTGCGCCCCGAGGTCAAGGTCTACGGTGTGCAGGCTGCCGGTGCCCCCAGCATGGAGCACGCCTTCCACGACCACAAGTACGAGACGCTGGACCACGTAGACACCTTCGCCGACGGCATCGCGGTCAAGACGCCCGGCGAGACCACCTATGAGATGGTCAGCCAGTACGTGGATGACGTGGTCACGGTCAGCGAGGACGAGATCGCCGCGGCCATCCTGGCGCTGATGGAGAACCAGAAGCTGGTGGCCGAGGGGGCCGGTGCCACGCCGGTGGCGGCCGCACTGTTCAACAAGCTGCCGCTGGCAGGCAAAAAGACCGTCTGCCTGATCTCCGGCGGCAACATCGATGTGAACATCCTGTCCCGCGTTATCACCCGCGGTATGGTCATGAGTGGCCGCAAGACCAACCTGATGATCGCCCTGGAGGACAAGCCCGGCCAGCTGAGCCTGGTCAGCGACATTGTCTCGGCCTGCGGCGCCAATGTGGTCAGCGTCCACCACGACCGAAGCGATGCCAACATGGCCATCACCAGCTGCTTCCTCAAGCTGGGGCTGGAGACCCGCGATGCCGCCCAGATCGAGCAGATCAAGCAAAAGCTCACCGAAGCGGGATTTAAGCTGGTGACGGAGAGAGCGTGA
- the kduI gene encoding 5-dehydro-4-deoxy-D-glucuronate isomerase, with product MDIRYSCNQRDFKRYTTEEVRDEMLITGLYKADEVVAVYSHVDRMVTLGCMPVHEEVSIDKGIDIWANFGTHYFLERREIGIFNIGDGSGTITADGVEYHLNVKDCLYITQGTQKVTFKSDDSEHPAKFYMVSAPAHCRYETKLITLEQAAKRPLGSLETCNKRTINQFIHPSVLKTCQLSMGMTCLEPGSNWNTMPSHTHERRMEIYTYFDLPDDQVVFHMCGEPQQTRHIVMHNYDAVISPSWSIHSGVGTSNYTFIWAMGGENQEFDDMDNIATTDLR from the coding sequence ATGGACATCCGCTATTCCTGCAATCAGCGCGATTTTAAGCGCTACACCACCGAGGAAGTCCGCGATGAAATGCTGATTACCGGCCTGTACAAGGCTGATGAGGTCGTGGCCGTTTACAGCCACGTGGACCGCATGGTCACCCTGGGCTGCATGCCTGTACATGAAGAAGTTTCCATCGACAAGGGCATCGACATCTGGGCCAACTTCGGCACCCATTACTTCCTGGAGCGCCGCGAGATCGGCATCTTCAACATTGGTGACGGCTCCGGCACCATCACGGCCGACGGTGTGGAATATCACCTGAATGTCAAAGACTGCCTGTACATTACCCAGGGCACCCAGAAGGTCACCTTCAAGAGCGATGACTCCGAGCATCCCGCCAAGTTCTACATGGTCTCCGCCCCGGCACACTGCCGCTACGAGACCAAGCTGATCACCCTGGAGCAGGCCGCCAAGCGTCCCCTGGGCAGCCTGGAGACCTGCAACAAGCGCACCATCAACCAGTTCATCCATCCCAGCGTGCTGAAGACCTGCCAGCTGTCCATGGGCATGACCTGCCTGGAGCCGGGCAGCAACTGGAACACCATGCCCAGCCACACCCATGAGCGCCGCATGGAGATCTACACCTACTTCGACCTGCCGGATGACCAGGTGGTCTTCCATATGTGCGGCGAGCCGCAGCAGACCCGTCACATCGTGATGCACAACTACGACGCTGTTATCAGCCCGTCCTGGAGCATCCACAGCGGTGTCGGCACCTCGAACTACACCTTTATCTGGGCCATGGGCGGCGAGAACCAGGAGTTCGATGATATGGACAACATCGCCACCACCGACCTGCGCTAA
- a CDS encoding gluconate 5-dehydrogenase → MSVCTPKSFDLTGKVALITGASYGIGFAIATAMANNGATIVFNDIKQELVDKGLAAYKEAGIDAHGYVCDVTNEDAVKALVKQVTEEVGHINILVNNAGIIKRIPMTEMSAAQFRQVIDVDLNAPFIVAKSVIPDMIEQGGGKIINICSMMSELGRETVSAYAAAKGGLKMLTKNIASEYGQYNIQCNGIGPGYIATPQTAPLREIQPDGSRHPFDQFIVAKTPAGRWGNAEDLGGPAVFLASEASDFVNGLILYVDGGILAYIGKQPG, encoded by the coding sequence ATGTCTGTTTGCACCCCGAAATCTTTTGATCTGACCGGCAAGGTCGCCCTGATCACCGGCGCTTCCTACGGCATCGGTTTTGCTATTGCTACCGCTATGGCCAACAACGGCGCCACCATCGTTTTCAACGACATCAAACAGGAGCTGGTCGATAAGGGCCTGGCCGCCTACAAAGAGGCCGGCATTGATGCCCACGGCTATGTCTGCGACGTCACCAACGAGGACGCTGTCAAGGCACTCGTCAAGCAGGTTACCGAGGAAGTTGGTCACATCAACATTCTGGTCAACAACGCCGGTATCATCAAGCGTATCCCGATGACTGAGATGAGCGCTGCTCAGTTCCGTCAGGTCATCGACGTTGACCTGAACGCCCCGTTCATCGTGGCCAAGTCCGTTATCCCTGACATGATCGAGCAGGGCGGCGGTAAGATTATCAACATCTGCTCTATGATGAGCGAGCTGGGCCGTGAGACTGTCTCCGCCTACGCTGCTGCTAAGGGCGGCCTGAAGATGCTGACCAAGAACATCGCTTCCGAGTACGGCCAGTACAATATCCAGTGCAACGGCATTGGACCTGGCTACATTGCTACCCCGCAGACCGCACCGCTGCGTGAGATCCAGCCGGACGGCAGCCGTCATCCGTTTGACCAGTTCATCGTTGCCAAGACCCCCGCTGGCCGCTGGGGCAATGCCGAGGATCTGGGCGGCCCCGCCGTCTTCCTGGCATCTGAGGCCTCTGACTTTGTCAACGGCCTGATCCTCTACGTCGATGGCGGCATCCTGGCCTACATCGGCAAGCAGCCGGGGTAA
- a CDS encoding aldose epimerase: MAKLTEGVYEKYGVNYKTLTLTDGDYALTVTPEKGGMATSFTKAGEEYLWLRDKNFESTDRPRCGVPILFPNCGKPDGGAHHFGGADHPIEVHGLADLLPWQVKSATEDAIELSLTPNGLTKFVYPFDFALTMRYTLAGSKAGLALTVKNTGDKPMPFSVGFHPYFGVTKLENVSFDITAATCSENAKGNQPAAPAQITLTKKDDAADSIRLLTGVKSPMVLTDSGNGHKVTVAFDEAAFGKGVLWQQNAESFVCMEPWNGWANSVNEEGRHEQLNPGKSKTFAWSIEIG, translated from the coding sequence ATGGCTAAATTGACCGAGGGCGTCTACGAGAAGTATGGCGTCAACTACAAGACCCTGACCCTGACGGATGGCGACTATGCCCTGACCGTCACACCGGAAAAGGGCGGCATGGCAACGTCTTTCACCAAGGCCGGCGAGGAGTATCTCTGGCTGCGTGACAAGAACTTTGAATCCACCGACCGTCCCCGCTGCGGCGTGCCCATCCTGTTCCCCAACTGCGGCAAGCCGGATGGCGGCGCGCATCACTTCGGCGGTGCCGATCATCCCATCGAGGTCCACGGCCTGGCCGACCTGCTGCCCTGGCAGGTCAAGTCCGCCACCGAGGACGCCATCGAGCTGTCCCTGACCCCCAACGGCCTGACCAAGTTCGTCTACCCGTTTGATTTTGCTCTGACCATGCGCTACACCCTGGCAGGCAGCAAGGCGGGCCTGGCCCTGACCGTGAAGAACACCGGCGATAAGCCGATGCCGTTCAGCGTTGGCTTCCATCCCTATTTTGGTGTGACCAAGCTGGAAAATGTCAGCTTCGACATCACCGCTGCCACCTGCAGCGAGAACGCCAAGGGCAATCAGCCCGCCGCCCCCGCCCAGATCACCCTGACCAAAAAGGATGATGCCGCGGATTCCATCCGCCTGCTGACCGGCGTGAAGAGCCCCATGGTGCTGACCGATTCCGGCAATGGCCATAAGGTCACGGTCGCCTTTGATGAGGCTGCCTTCGGCAAGGGTGTCCTCTGGCAGCAGAACGCCGAGAGCTTCGTCTGCATGGAACCCTGGAACGGCTGGGCCAACTCCGTCAATGAGGAAGGCCGCCACGAGCAGCTGAACCCCGGCAAGAGCAAGACTTTCGCTTGGAGCATTGAGATCGGCTAA